The following coding sequences lie in one Flavobacterium cyclinae genomic window:
- the eno gene encoding phosphopyruvate hydratase produces the protein MSIIIKVHARQILDSRGNPTIEVDVVTDNGILGRAAVPSGASTGEHEAVELRDGGKAYMGKGVLKAVENVNSKIAEAVVGMSVFEQNLIDKVMIDLDGSANKSNLGANAILGVSLAVAKAAANELGMPLYRYVGGVSANTLPVPMMNIINGGSHSDAPIAFQEFMIMPVKAKDFTHAMQMGTEIFHNLKKVLHDRNLSTAVGDEGGFAPNLAGGTEDALDSIKLAVTNAGYTFGDDVMVALDCAASEFYVNGKYDYTKFEGETGKVRTSEEQASYLAELTEKYPIISIEDGMYEDDWEGWKLLTEKIGDKVQLVGDDLFVTNVERLSRGISQSIANSILIKVNQIGTLTETIAAVNMAHNAGYTSVMSHRSGETEDNTIADLAVALNCGQIKTGSASRSDRMAKYNQLLRIEEELADVAYFPGVNAFKVKK, from the coding sequence ATGAGTATTATAATTAAAGTTCACGCTAGACAAATTTTAGATTCACGTGGAAATCCAACAATCGAAGTTGATGTAGTAACAGATAATGGAATTTTAGGTAGAGCAGCTGTTCCAAGTGGAGCTTCAACCGGAGAACATGAAGCAGTTGAGCTTCGCGACGGCGGTAAGGCTTACATGGGTAAAGGGGTGTTAAAAGCTGTTGAAAACGTTAATTCTAAAATTGCTGAAGCAGTTGTAGGAATGTCGGTTTTTGAACAAAATTTAATCGACAAAGTAATGATTGATTTAGACGGGAGTGCTAATAAATCAAACTTAGGAGCTAATGCTATTTTAGGTGTTTCTTTAGCGGTGGCAAAAGCTGCGGCTAACGAATTAGGAATGCCTTTATATCGTTACGTGGGTGGTGTTTCTGCAAATACGTTACCAGTTCCTATGATGAATATCATTAATGGGGGTTCGCATTCTGATGCTCCAATTGCATTTCAAGAATTTATGATTATGCCAGTAAAAGCAAAAGATTTTACTCATGCAATGCAGATGGGAACTGAAATTTTCCACAATCTTAAAAAAGTACTACACGATAGAAATTTATCAACTGCAGTAGGAGATGAAGGTGGATTTGCTCCAAATTTAGCTGGAGGAACTGAAGATGCTTTAGATTCTATCAAGTTAGCTGTTACAAATGCAGGTTATACTTTTGGTGATGATGTTATGGTTGCTTTAGATTGTGCTGCTTCTGAGTTTTATGTAAACGGAAAATACGATTATACTAAATTTGAAGGAGAAACTGGTAAAGTAAGAACTTCAGAAGAGCAAGCTTCTTATTTGGCAGAATTAACAGAAAAATATCCAATTATTTCTATCGAAGACGGAATGTATGAAGACGATTGGGAAGGTTGGAAATTATTAACTGAGAAAATCGGAGATAAAGTACAATTAGTTGGAGATGATTTATTTGTAACGAATGTTGAAAGATTATCTCGCGGAATTAGCCAATCAATTGCAAATTCAATTTTGATTAAAGTAAACCAAATCGGTACTTTAACTGAAACGATTGCAGCAGTGAATATGGCTCATAATGCAGGATATACCTCAGTAATGTCTCACCGTTCAGGAGAAACAGAAGATAATACAATTGCAGATTTAGCCGTTGCTTTAAACTGTGGGCAAATCAAAACAGGTTCGGCTTCACGTTCAGATCGTATGGCAAAATACAATCAATTATTAAGAATTGAAGAAGAATTGGCAGATGTTGCTTACTTTCCAGGTGTAAATGCTTTTAAAGTGAAAAAGTAA
- the carA gene encoding glutamine-hydrolyzing carbamoyl-phosphate synthase small subunit, whose amino-acid sequence MKYNNRSKAVLLLKDGTIFHGKSIGIKGVTFGEVAFNTGTTGYQEIFTDPSYFGQIMVTTNAHIGNYGVNEKEVESDSVKISGLVCKNFSFNYSREDASESLFDYFKKQNLIVISDVDTRALVSYIRDNGAMNAVICTDGTPIEELKAKLAQVPDMNGLELASKVSTKEPYFFGEETAKYKISALDLGIKTNILRNLAKRDCYIKVFPYNASFEDLKAFNPDGYFLSNGPGDPEPLETAQEVARQILNENKPLFGICLGHQIIGLANGISTYKMFNGHRGINHPVKNIITGKGEITSQNHGFAIVREELDKHPDFELTHEHLNDGTVAGMRMKSKNCFSVQYHPEASPGPHDSSYLFDQFIDNIKSSIN is encoded by the coding sequence ATGAAATATAACAATCGCTCTAAGGCCGTTTTACTTCTTAAAGACGGAACAATTTTTCACGGAAAATCTATCGGTATAAAAGGTGTAACTTTTGGTGAAGTCGCTTTCAATACTGGAACTACTGGTTATCAAGAAATTTTCACAGACCCTTCTTATTTTGGGCAAATTATGGTTACTACCAATGCTCATATTGGAAATTATGGTGTAAATGAAAAAGAAGTTGAGTCGGATTCGGTTAAAATATCTGGATTGGTTTGTAAGAACTTCAGTTTTAATTATTCTCGTGAAGATGCTTCTGAAAGTTTATTTGATTATTTTAAAAAACAAAATCTAATTGTTATCTCAGATGTAGATACAAGAGCATTGGTGAGTTATATCAGAGATAATGGTGCAATGAATGCGGTTATTTGTACTGATGGAACTCCAATTGAAGAATTAAAAGCTAAATTAGCACAAGTTCCTGATATGAATGGTTTGGAATTAGCTTCAAAAGTATCAACTAAAGAGCCTTATTTCTTTGGTGAAGAAACTGCAAAATATAAAATTTCAGCACTGGATTTAGGGATTAAAACCAATATTCTTAGAAATCTTGCTAAAAGAGATTGTTATATTAAAGTTTTTCCATACAATGCTTCTTTTGAAGATTTGAAAGCGTTTAATCCAGATGGTTATTTCTTATCAAACGGTCCTGGCGATCCAGAACCATTAGAAACTGCTCAAGAAGTAGCAAGACAAATTCTTAATGAAAACAAACCTTTATTCGGAATTTGTTTAGGTCACCAAATTATTGGTTTGGCTAACGGAATCTCTACTTATAAAATGTTTAATGGTCACAGAGGAATTAATCATCCAGTAAAAAATATTATTACAGGAAAAGGTGAAATTACTTCTCAAAATCATGGTTTTGCTATAGTAAGAGAAGAATTAGACAAACATCCTGACTTTGAATTAACGCATGAACATTTGAATGATGGTACTGTGGCTGGAATGCGTATGAAATCAAAAAACTGTTTTTCAGTACAATATCATCCAGAAGCAAGTCCTGGTCCACACGATTCAAGTTATTTATTCGACCAATTTATAGATAACATTAAATCTTCAATCAACTAA
- the rplQ gene encoding 50S ribosomal protein L17: MRHGKKNNHLSRQTGHRKAMLANMACSLIEHKRINTTVAKAKALKQFIEPLVTKSKEDTTHNRRICFSYLRNKYAVTELFREVAAKVGDRPGGYTRIIKLGNRLGDNADMAMIELVDFNSLYNGGKKEVKKTTRRGRAKKAETTAPEAPAVETSENTEATE, encoded by the coding sequence ATGAGACACGGAAAAAAGAATAATCATTTAAGTAGACAAACAGGACATAGAAAAGCTATGTTAGCTAATATGGCTTGTTCGTTAATTGAGCATAAGCGTATTAACACTACTGTTGCTAAAGCAAAAGCTTTAAAACAATTTATTGAACCATTAGTTACTAAATCTAAAGAAGACACAACTCACAACCGTCGTATTTGTTTTTCTTACTTAAGAAACAAATATGCTGTTACTGAATTATTCAGAGAAGTTGCTGCTAAAGTTGGTGACCGTCCAGGAGGATACACTCGTATCATCAAATTAGGTAACCGTTTAGGTGATAACGCTGATATGGCAATGATCGAATTAGTAGATTTCAATTCATTGTACAACGGTGGTAAAAAAGAAGTTAAGAAAACGACTCGTCGTGGTAGAGCTAAGAAAGCAGAAACTACTGCTCCTGAAGCTCCAGCTGTTGAAACTTCTGAAAATACTGAAGCTACAGAATAA
- a CDS encoding DNA-directed RNA polymerase subunit alpha, which yields MAIFNFQKPDKVIMIDSTDFEGKFEFRPLEPGYGLTVGNALRRVLLSSLEGYAITSVRIEGVEHEFSTIAGVVEDVTEIILNLKQVRFKRQIEDIDNESVSISLSGKDKITAGDFQKFISGFQVLNPDLVICNLDSKTAINMELSIEKGRGYVPAEENKKSNAPIGTIFTDSIYTPVKNVKYAIENFRVEQKTDYEKLVFEIITDGSIHPKDALTEAAKTLIHHFMLFSDERITLEADEIAQTESYDEESLHMRQLLKTKLVDMDLSVRALNCLKAAEVDTLGDLVSFNKNDLMKFRNFGKKSLTELDELVANKNLTFGMDLTKYKLDKE from the coding sequence ATGGCAATATTTAATTTTCAAAAGCCCGATAAAGTTATCATGATCGATTCTACGGATTTCGAAGGTAAATTTGAATTTAGACCTTTGGAACCTGGTTACGGATTGACTGTTGGTAATGCACTTAGAAGAGTTTTGCTTTCTTCACTTGAAGGTTATGCTATTACTTCAGTACGTATTGAAGGTGTAGAACATGAGTTCTCTACAATCGCTGGTGTAGTGGAAGATGTAACAGAAATTATCTTAAACCTTAAACAAGTACGTTTTAAACGTCAAATTGAGGATATTGATAATGAATCTGTTTCTATCTCTCTTTCAGGTAAAGATAAAATTACTGCAGGTGATTTTCAAAAATTCATCTCTGGTTTTCAAGTTTTAAATCCAGATTTAGTTATCTGTAATTTAGACAGCAAAACAGCTATCAACATGGAACTTTCTATCGAAAAAGGTAGAGGTTATGTTCCTGCTGAAGAGAACAAAAAATCAAATGCTCCAATAGGAACTATTTTTACAGATTCTATTTATACTCCAGTAAAGAATGTAAAATATGCTATTGAGAATTTCCGTGTGGAACAAAAGACGGATTATGAAAAATTAGTTTTTGAAATCATTACTGATGGTTCTATCCATCCTAAAGATGCATTAACTGAAGCTGCTAAGACGTTAATTCACCACTTTATGTTGTTCTCTGATGAAAGAATTACTCTTGAGGCAGATGAAATTGCTCAAACTGAGTCTTACGATGAAGAATCTCTTCACATGAGACAGTTATTGAAAACTAAATTAGTTGATATGGACTTATCTGTTAGAGCATTAAATTGTTTAAAAGCGGCTGAAGTTGATACATTAGGTGATTTAGTATCTTTCAACAAGAACGACTTAATGAAGTTCCGTAATTTTGGTAAAAAATCATTAACTGAATTAGATGAGTTAGTGGCTAATAAAAACCTAACTTTCGGAATGGATTTAACTAAATACAAGTTAGATAAAGAATAA
- the rpsD gene encoding 30S ribosomal protein S4, with amino-acid sequence MARYTGPKTKIARKFGEAIFGDDKAFEKRNYPPGQHGLAKKRGKKSEYAVQLMEKQKAKYTYGILEKQFRNLFKKASAASGVTGEILLQLCEARLDNVVYRMGIAPSRRAARQIVSHRHITVNGEVVNVPSYHLKAGDKVAVREKSKSLEAIDRSLAASSHVYEWITWNNDTKEGTFVSVPQRLQIPENIKEQLIVELYNK; translated from the coding sequence ATGGCAAGATATACTGGTCCAAAAACTAAAATTGCTCGTAAATTTGGCGAAGCAATCTTCGGAGATGATAAAGCCTTCGAAAAAAGAAATTACCCTCCAGGGCAACATGGTTTAGCTAAAAAGAGAGGTAAAAAATCTGAATATGCTGTTCAGTTAATGGAAAAGCAAAAAGCTAAATATACATATGGTATTTTAGAAAAACAATTCAGAAACTTATTTAAAAAAGCATCTGCTGCTTCTGGAGTAACAGGTGAAATTTTATTACAATTATGTGAAGCTCGTTTAGATAACGTAGTTTACAGAATGGGTATCGCTCCATCTCGTAGAGCAGCTCGTCAAATTGTATCTCATAGACACATCACTGTTAACGGTGAAGTTGTTAATGTACCTTCTTATCACTTAAAAGCTGGTGATAAAGTTGCTGTACGTGAAAAATCAAAATCTCTTGAAGCTATTGACCGTTCTTTAGCTGCATCTTCTCATGTTTATGAGTGGATTACTTGGAATAATGATACTAAAGAAGGTACTTTTGTTTCTGTACCTCAAAGACTTCAAATTCCAGAAAACATTAAAGAACAACTAATCGTTGAGTTGTATAACAAATAA
- the rpsK gene encoding 30S ribosomal protein S11, with protein MAKTTAKKRKVIVESSGEAHINATFNNIIISLTNKKGEVISWSSAGKMGFRGSKKNTPYAAQMAAEDCSKVALEAGLKKVKVYVKGPGNGRESAIRSIHNSGVEVTEIIDVTPMPHNGCRPPKRRRV; from the coding sequence ATGGCTAAAACAACTGCAAAAAAACGTAAAGTTATTGTTGAATCTTCGGGAGAAGCACATATTAATGCTACTTTTAACAACATCATCATTTCTTTAACAAATAAGAAAGGTGAAGTAATTTCTTGGTCTTCAGCTGGTAAAATGGGCTTTAGAGGTTCTAAAAAGAATACTCCTTATGCAGCTCAAATGGCAGCAGAAGATTGTAGTAAAGTAGCTCTTGAAGCTGGACTTAAAAAAGTTAAAGTTTATGTGAAAGGTCCAGGGAATGGTAGAGAATCTGCTATTAGATCAATCCATAACTCAGGAGTTGAAGTTACAGAAATCATTGATGTAACTCCAATGCCTCACAACGGATGTCGTCCTCCGAAAAGAAGAAGAGTATAA
- the rpsM gene encoding 30S ribosomal protein S13, translating to MARIAGVDIPKQKRGIIALTYIFGIGKSRAKDILAKAQVSEDKKVQDWNDDEIGAIRDAVSYYKIEGELRSEVQLNIKRLMDIGCQRGIRHRAGLPLRGQRTKNNSRTRKGKRKTVANKKKATK from the coding sequence ATGGCAAGAATTGCAGGGGTAGATATACCTAAACAAAAAAGAGGAATCATTGCTTTAACATACATATTTGGTATTGGTAAAAGCAGAGCTAAAGATATTTTAGCTAAAGCTCAAGTGAGCGAAGACAAGAAAGTTCAAGATTGGAATGATGACGAAATCGGAGCTATCCGTGACGCGGTATCATACTACAAGATTGAAGGTGAATTGCGTTCTGAAGTTCAATTAAACATTAAACGTTTAATGGATATCGGTTGTCAAAGAGGTATTCGTCATAGAGCTGGACTTCCATTAAGAGGTCAAAGAACTAAAAACAACTCTAGAACTAGAAAAGGTAAGAGAAAAACTGTTGCTAACAAGAAAAAAGCAACTAAATAA
- the ykgO gene encoding type B 50S ribosomal protein L36 produces the protein MKVRASVKKRSAECIIVRRKGRLYVINKKNPRFKQRQG, from the coding sequence ATGAAAGTAAGAGCATCAGTTAAAAAGAGAAGTGCCGAGTGCATTATTGTACGTAGAAAAGGAAGATTATACGTTATTAACAAAAAGAATCCTAGATTTAAACAAAGACAAGGATAA
- the infA gene encoding translation initiation factor IF-1: protein MAKQSAIEQDGTIIEALSNAMFRVELENGHVVIAHISGKMRMHYIKLLPGDKVKLEMSPYDLSKARITYRY from the coding sequence ATGGCAAAACAATCAGCAATAGAACAAGACGGAACAATTATTGAAGCATTATCTAATGCTATGTTTCGTGTAGAATTAGAAAACGGACATGTTGTAATTGCTCATATTTCTGGTAAAATGCGTATGCATTACATTAAGTTGTTACCAGGAGACAAGGTAAAACTTGAAATGAGTCCTTACGATTTGTCTAAAGCAAGAATTACTTATAGATACTAA
- the secY gene encoding preprotein translocase subunit SecY has translation MKKFIDSFINVWKIEELKNRILLTLGLLLVYRFGAQVTLPGIDATKLSNLTNQTDEGIGWLINVFTGGAFSQASVFALGIMPYISASIVVQLMGIAVPYLQKLQKDGESGRKKINQITRWLTILITLVQGPGYIYNLYRTLPGEAFMLTGPTFIYSSVLILVTGTIFAMWLGEKITDKGIGNGISLLIMVGIIARMPQAFIQEFSSRTSQANGGVMMIVIELILWFLVIIACILLVMAVRKIPVQYARRTVSGDFEEDMMGGNRQFIPLKLNASGVMPIIFAQAIMFIPAAVSGLAKESDTALSIAGMFNDPFGLVYNIVFALLIVIFTYFYTAITVPTNKMADDLKRSGGFIPGVKPGVETGDYLDKIMSLITFPGSLFLALVAVFPAVAVSLLGVQGAWGYFYGGTSLLIMVGVAIDTIQQINSYLLNKHYDGLMKSGKNRKAVA, from the coding sequence ATGAAGAAATTTATAGATTCATTCATCAACGTTTGGAAAATCGAAGAGTTAAAAAATCGTATTTTATTAACTCTTGGATTATTATTGGTGTACCGTTTTGGTGCGCAAGTAACCCTTCCGGGGATTGATGCTACTAAATTATCAAATCTTACAAACCAAACTGATGAAGGTATCGGATGGTTAATCAATGTATTTACAGGAGGTGCGTTTTCGCAAGCTTCTGTATTTGCATTAGGTATCATGCCTTACATATCAGCTTCTATCGTAGTTCAATTAATGGGAATTGCGGTACCATATTTACAAAAATTACAAAAAGACGGTGAAAGCGGTAGAAAGAAAATTAACCAAATTACAAGATGGTTAACTATCTTAATTACTTTAGTTCAAGGTCCAGGTTATATCTATAACTTGTACAGAACGTTGCCAGGTGAAGCATTCATGTTAACTGGTCCAACTTTCATTTATTCTTCAGTTCTTATCTTAGTAACTGGAACTATTTTTGCAATGTGGTTAGGAGAAAAAATTACTGATAAAGGTATTGGTAATGGTATCTCTTTATTGATAATGGTAGGTATTATTGCAAGAATGCCACAAGCTTTTATTCAAGAGTTTTCATCTAGAACTTCTCAAGCAAATGGAGGAGTTATGATGATTGTAATTGAATTAATACTTTGGTTCTTAGTAATAATTGCATGTATTTTATTAGTAATGGCTGTAAGAAAAATTCCAGTACAGTATGCAAGACGTACCGTTTCTGGGGATTTTGAAGAAGACATGATGGGTGGTAACAGACAGTTTATCCCATTAAAGTTAAATGCATCAGGTGTTATGCCGATCATTTTTGCTCAAGCTATTATGTTTATTCCTGCTGCTGTTTCTGGTTTGGCTAAGGAATCAGATACTGCACTTTCTATTGCAGGAATGTTCAATGATCCATTTGGTTTAGTATATAATATTGTTTTTGCTTTGTTAATCGTTATTTTTACGTACTTTTACACCGCAATTACAGTGCCTACTAATAAGATGGCAGATGATTTAAAAAGAAGTGGAGGTTTCATTCCAGGTGTTAAACCAGGTGTTGAAACTGGAGATTACCTAGATAAAATTATGTCTTTAATTACTTTTCCAGGTTCGTTATTTCTTGCTTTAGTAGCTGTGTTCCCAGCTGTTGCGGTAAGTTTACTTGGAGTTCAAGGTGCTTGGGGTTATTTTTATGGTGGTACTTCTTTACTAATCATGGTTGGAGTTGCAATAGATACTATTCAGCAAATAAATTCTTATTTATTGAATAAACACTATGATGGTTTGATGAAAAGTGGTAAAAATCGTAAAGCAGTAGCTTAA
- the rplO gene encoding 50S ribosomal protein L15, producing the protein MNLSNLQPAEGSVHNQNKRVGRGEGSGKGGTAARGHKGAKSRSGYSKKIGFEGGQMPLQRRVPKFGFKNINRVEYQGINLDSLQLLVDNGVVTDTVDFSVFVDTRLATKNSLVKILGRGELKTKLKVSAHKFTASAKAAIEAAGGEAVTL; encoded by the coding sequence ATGAATTTAAGTAACTTACAACCAGCTGAAGGTTCAGTTCACAACCAAAATAAAAGAGTAGGTAGAGGAGAAGGTTCTGGTAAAGGTGGTACTGCTGCACGTGGTCACAAAGGAGCTAAGTCTCGTTCTGGATACTCTAAGAAAATTGGTTTTGAAGGAGGTCAAATGCCACTTCAAAGACGTGTTCCTAAGTTTGGTTTCAAGAACATCAATAGAGTAGAATATCAAGGTATTAATCTTGATTCGTTACAATTATTAGTAGATAACGGTGTAGTAACTGATACAGTTGATTTTTCTGTATTTGTAGATACTCGTTTAGCTACAAAAAATAGCTTAGTAAAGATTTTAGGAAGAGGTGAGCTAAAAACAAAACTTAAAGTAAGTGCTCACAAATTTACTGCATCTGCAAAAGCGGCTATCGAGGCTGCTGGTGGAGAAGCTGTAACTTTATAA
- the rpmD gene encoding 50S ribosomal protein L30: MAKLKVKQVRSKINCPLDQKRTLEALGLRKMGQVVEHDANPAILGMVNKVKHLVSVEETK, from the coding sequence ATGGCAAAATTAAAAGTAAAACAAGTAAGAAGTAAAATCAATTGTCCTCTTGATCAAAAGAGAACTTTGGAAGCTTTAGGTCTTCGTAAAATGGGACAAGTTGTTGAGCATGATGCAAATCCTGCTATCCTTGGAATGGTAAATAAAGTTAAACACTTAGTTTCTGTTGAAGAAACTAAATAA
- the rpsE gene encoding 30S ribosomal protein S5, with translation MYHNYKNVEIVKPGGLELKDRLVSVNRVTKVTKGGRAFGFSAIVVVGDENGVVGHGLGKSKDVSEAIAKAVEDAKKNLVRIPLQGQSVPHEQKGKFGGARVFLMPASHGTGVIAGGAVRAVLESVGVHDVLSKSQGSSNPHNVVKATFDALLQMRSAATVAKQRGVSLEKVFKG, from the coding sequence ATGTATCATAATTATAAAAACGTAGAGATTGTAAAACCAGGAGGTCTTGAATTAAAAGATCGTTTGGTGAGTGTAAATCGTGTTACTAAAGTTACTAAAGGAGGTAGAGCATTTGGTTTCTCTGCTATCGTAGTAGTTGGTGATGAAAACGGAGTAGTAGGTCATGGATTAGGAAAATCAAAAGATGTTTCTGAAGCAATCGCTAAAGCGGTGGAAGATGCTAAGAAAAATTTAGTGAGAATTCCTCTTCAAGGTCAGTCTGTTCCTCATGAGCAAAAAGGTAAATTTGGTGGTGCTAGAGTATTCTTAATGCCTGCTTCTCACGGTACTGGAGTTATTGCTGGTGGTGCTGTTCGTGCGGTATTGGAGTCTGTAGGTGTTCACGATGTATTATCTAAATCGCAAGGTTCATCTAACCCTCACAATGTGGTAAAAGCAACTTTTGATGCTTTATTACAAATGAGAAGTGCTGCTACTGTGGCTAAACAAAGAGGAGTATCTTTAGAAAAAGTATTCAAAGGTTAA
- the rplR gene encoding 50S ribosomal protein L18, translating to MSLTKSERRQRIKFRIRKIVSGTAAQPRLSVFRSNKEIYAQIIDDVNGTTLVAASSRDKDVAQGTAVETAKAVGKLVAEKALNAGITTISFDRGGYLYHGRVKSLAEGAREAGLKF from the coding sequence ATGTCATTAACAAAATCTGAAAGAAGACAAAGAATTAAGTTCAGAATCAGAAAGATTGTAAGCGGAACTGCTGCTCAACCAAGACTTTCTGTATTCAGAAGTAATAAAGAAATCTATGCTCAAATCATAGATGATGTAAACGGTACTACTTTAGTAGCAGCTTCATCAAGAGATAAAGATGTTGCACAAGGAACTGCTGTTGAAACTGCAAAAGCAGTTGGTAAATTAGTTGCTGAAAAAGCTCTTAATGCAGGTATCACTACAATCTCTTTTGATAGAGGTGGGTATTTATACCACGGACGTGTGAAATCATTAGCTGAAGGAGCTAGAGAAGCTGGACTTAAATTCTAA
- the rplF gene encoding 50S ribosomal protein L6 produces MSRIGKNPIAIPAGVTVEVKDAVITVKGKLGELTQEFSDVTVKIEDNQVIVERSSDYKTERAKHGLYRALINNMIVGVSEGFTKELELVGVGYRASNQGQKLDLALGFSHNIVLEVVKEVTVETVSEKGKNPIVKLSSFDKQLLGQVAAKIRGFRKPEPYKGKGVKFVGEELRRKAGKSA; encoded by the coding sequence ATGTCAAGAATAGGTAAAAATCCAATTGCAATTCCAGCTGGAGTAACTGTAGAAGTTAAAGATGCTGTAATTACAGTAAAAGGAAAATTAGGCGAGCTTACTCAAGAATTTTCTGATGTAACCGTTAAAATCGAAGATAACCAAGTTATCGTAGAACGTTCATCTGATTATAAAACTGAGAGAGCGAAACACGGACTTTATCGTGCATTAATCAACAATATGATTGTTGGTGTTTCTGAAGGTTTTACAAAAGAATTAGAATTAGTTGGAGTTGGATATAGAGCTTCTAATCAAGGTCAAAAACTTGATTTAGCTTTAGGTTTCTCTCACAACATCGTTTTAGAAGTTGTAAAAGAAGTTACTGTTGAAACAGTATCAGAAAAAGGTAAAAATCCGATAGTGAAATTATCTTCATTCGACAAACAATTATTAGGTCAAGTAGCTGCGAAGATCAGAGGTTTCCGCAAACCTGAGCCATATAAAGGAAAAGGAGTTAAGTTTGTAGGAGAAGAACTAAGAAGAAAAGCAGGTAAATCAGCTTAA
- the rpsH gene encoding 30S ribosomal protein S8: MYTDPIADYLTRVRNAVRANHKVVEIPASNMKKEITKILFDQGYILSYKFDDSTVQGTIKIALKYDKDTKESVIKDIQRISKPGLRKYASSSDLPRILNGLGIAIVSTSKGLMTGKQAKQLNVGGEVICYVY, translated from the coding sequence ATGTATACAGATCCAATTGCCGATTATCTAACACGTGTTAGAAATGCAGTAAGAGCCAACCACAAAGTGGTTGAAATTCCTGCTTCTAATATGAAGAAAGAAATCACAAAGATTTTATTCGATCAAGGATATATCTTAAGTTACAAATTTGATGATTCTACTGTTCAAGGTACAATCAAAATTGCACTTAAATATGATAAAGACACGAAAGAGTCTGTAATCAAAGATATCCAAAGAATTAGTAAACCAGGTTTACGTAAATATGCTAGTTCATCAGACTTACCAAGAATCTTAAATGGTTTAGGTATTGCTATTGTTTCTACATCAAAAGGATTGATGACAGGAAAACAAGCTAAGCAATTAAATGTTGGTGGAGAGGTAATTTGTTACGTATATTAA
- the rpsN gene encoding 30S ribosomal protein S14: MAKESMKAREVKRIALVEKYAEKRKALKEAGDFEGLQKLPKNSCPVRVHNRCKLTGRPRGYMRQFGISRVTFREMANQGLIPGVKKASW, encoded by the coding sequence ATGGCTAAAGAATCAATGAAAGCCCGTGAGGTTAAAAGAATTGCATTAGTAGAAAAGTATGCTGAGAAAAGAAAAGCTTTAAAAGAAGCTGGTGATTTCGAAGGTTTACAAAAATTACCAAAAAATTCTTGCCCAGTTAGAGTGCACAATCGTTGTAAATTAACGGGTAGACCAAGAGGGTATATGCGTCAGTTTGGTATTTCTCGTGTAACATTCCGTGAAATGGCAAATCAAGGATTAATTCCAGGTGTTAAAAAAGCATCTTGGTAA